One window from the genome of Bdellovibrio sp. NC01 encodes:
- a CDS encoding ABC transporter permease subunit, whose product MIENKLITNELTLKRYKRFKRDRVAVVSVWILLAMFFFSFTAEWWANNRPHIMHYHGKTYFPLFVDYHPTKFGRDDIYVMDYRALELDAAQGDWAVWPIIQWDPYESNKTVDTYPSPPTKTNWLGTDESGRDVITRLLYGFRYTMIFAFGAWIVTYLIGVTIGALMGYMGGKTDLVGQRIVEIVESVPYLFVLITMISIFTPSLPLLVVFSSLLGWTGISAYMRALFLSLRKREYVEAARAIGADHKRIIGKHILPNALTPIITFAPFAISANVYALSILDYLGLGLRPPTPSWGELMAQAQKWFTIAEWLVWGPLVAIVVTLILLNNIGTAVRDAFDSKM is encoded by the coding sequence ATGATCGAAAACAAACTTATTACGAACGAGCTTACTCTCAAGAGATACAAGCGTTTCAAACGCGATCGTGTTGCCGTTGTTTCGGTTTGGATTCTTTTGGCAATGTTCTTCTTCAGCTTCACGGCTGAATGGTGGGCAAACAATCGTCCGCACATCATGCACTACCACGGGAAAACTTATTTCCCATTGTTCGTGGATTACCATCCAACGAAGTTCGGTCGTGATGATATCTATGTGATGGACTACCGCGCTCTTGAATTGGATGCCGCACAAGGTGACTGGGCTGTATGGCCAATCATCCAATGGGACCCTTACGAGAGCAATAAAACTGTAGACACGTATCCATCTCCGCCAACTAAAACAAACTGGTTGGGTACAGATGAATCGGGTCGTGATGTTATCACACGTCTTCTTTACGGTTTCCGTTACACGATGATCTTCGCCTTTGGCGCGTGGATCGTGACTTACTTGATCGGTGTGACGATCGGTGCCTTGATGGGTTACATGGGCGGCAAAACTGACCTTGTTGGTCAACGTATCGTAGAGATCGTTGAATCAGTTCCGTACTTGTTCGTATTGATCACGATGATTTCGATCTTTACGCCAAGCTTGCCATTGCTAGTGGTGTTCTCGTCACTTCTTGGTTGGACTGGTATTTCTGCTTACATGCGTGCGTTGTTCTTGTCGTTGCGTAAACGTGAATACGTTGAAGCGGCTCGTGCGATTGGTGCGGATCATAAACGTATTATCGGTAAACACATCTTGCCGAATGCTTTGACTCCGATCATTACGTTCGCTCCGTTTGCGATTTCTGCAAACGTTTACGCGTTGTCGATCTTGGATTACTTGGGTTTGGGTCTTCGTCCACCGACTCCGTCATGGGGTGAGTTGATGGCGCAAGCTCAGAAGTGGTTCACGATTGCTGAGTGGTTGGTATGGGGTCCGTTGGTTGCGATCGTTGTGACTTTGATCCTATTGAACAACATCGGTACTGCGGTTCGTGACGCTTTCGACTCGAAAATGTAG
- a CDS encoding methyl-accepting chemotaxis protein, translated as MFKSLKFKIITISLLGIVALLITNLVYLLPLYRQSVRESLKHEVKASVDLAASTIVHYAELAKKKEISEDEAKKLAKETLRSLRYNKTDYFFIYDYKGFNVMHPLKPELQGTDSSAAADLNGVPYVKNMIAICNSSENEGFTEYAFPKQKDGPAIPKISYVRCMNDWNWFVGSGVYKDVIEAQIKEFEMKFLLSVTFISLIVLALALGFSFSISKRINAIVASLSSSSTEVSHSISAVSEAGKTLAQSSTSAAASLEETVASLEEVTSVVNMNSGNAQQASSLSQTSRTTAELGEDQIKSLVKSMDEISSQSKKIEEIVNVIDDIAFQTNLLALNAAVEAARAGEQGKGFAVVADAVRTLAQKSADAAKEINGMIKDSVAKVEEGQKVADKSGEVLNNIVSSVKKVADLNTEIATASGEQTQGVQQIGKAMNQLDSVIQSNAASTEEISANVTEIADRIKVVEQNVESLKKLVNG; from the coding sequence ATGTTTAAATCACTGAAGTTCAAGATCATTACAATAAGTTTATTGGGTATCGTGGCACTGTTGATTACCAATCTGGTGTATCTACTTCCTTTGTACCGTCAATCAGTCCGCGAAAGCCTGAAGCACGAAGTGAAAGCTTCGGTCGATCTTGCCGCTTCAACGATTGTGCACTATGCGGAACTCGCAAAGAAAAAAGAGATCTCGGAAGACGAAGCCAAGAAGCTTGCAAAAGAAACTTTGCGTTCGCTTCGCTACAATAAGACCGATTATTTCTTTATCTATGACTACAAAGGTTTCAACGTCATGCATCCGCTGAAACCAGAACTGCAAGGCACTGACAGCAGTGCTGCTGCTGACCTGAACGGTGTGCCTTACGTTAAGAACATGATCGCAATCTGCAATAGCTCTGAAAACGAAGGTTTCACTGAATACGCATTTCCAAAACAAAAAGATGGCCCAGCAATTCCTAAAATTTCATACGTTCGCTGTATGAATGACTGGAACTGGTTCGTCGGCTCGGGCGTTTATAAAGATGTGATCGAAGCACAGATCAAAGAATTTGAAATGAAGTTCTTGTTGTCAGTGACGTTCATCAGCTTAATCGTATTAGCATTAGCTTTAGGATTTTCGTTCAGTATTTCAAAACGCATCAATGCTATCGTGGCTTCACTGTCTTCAAGCAGCACAGAAGTCAGCCATTCTATTTCCGCAGTATCAGAGGCCGGTAAAACATTGGCCCAGTCTTCAACGTCGGCGGCTGCTTCACTAGAAGAGACCGTTGCATCGCTTGAAGAGGTCACATCTGTTGTGAATATGAATTCAGGAAATGCGCAACAGGCGTCTTCCCTATCACAGACTTCGCGCACAACGGCTGAGCTTGGTGAAGATCAAATCAAATCGTTGGTTAAATCCATGGACGAAATCTCTTCTCAATCTAAAAAAATTGAAGAGATCGTTAACGTTATCGACGACATCGCCTTTCAAACTAATTTACTAGCGTTGAACGCTGCCGTTGAAGCCGCGCGCGCTGGCGAACAAGGTAAAGGCTTTGCGGTGGTGGCCGATGCCGTTCGTACTTTGGCGCAAAAAAGTGCCGATGCTGCGAAGGAAATCAATGGCATGATCAAAGACAGTGTTGCGAAGGTTGAAGAAGGACAAAAAGTCGCTGATAAGTCCGGCGAAGTTCTGAACAACATCGTAAGCTCTGTTAAAAAAGTGGCGGATCTAAATACGGAAATCGCAACTGCCAGTGGCGAACAAACTCAAGGGGTCCAACAAATCGGCAAAGCGATGAACCAGTTGGATTCAGTCATTCAATCGAATGCCGCTTCGACAGAAGAGATTTCAGCGAACGTCACTGAAATCGCAGATCGCATTAAAGTGGTCGAACAAAACGTGGAATCACTGAAGAAACTTGTGAACGGTTAA
- the speA gene encoding biosynthetic arginine decarboxylase, producing MSNWSPEKSAELYGINNWGNGYFRINGSGNVSVTPMGANGPSVDLNELTQDLLDRGIRVPIMIRFPDIIKSRVELLNGCFKKAFADHGYKGNYNGVYPIKVNQQRHLVQELVKYGKDFSMGLECGSKPELLVVLALMNTENALIICNGFKDAEYIETAILSQKLGRNTIIVVDRKEELKMIVDVAKKFNTRPKIGFRAKLNTQGAGKWVDSSGARSKFGLTASEIVDGVEYLKAEGMLECLELMHYHIGSQVPAIQSIKSSLKEGARFFTELYKMGATGLKYLDVGGGLGIDYDGSGHSDSSVNYSEQEYANDIVSVVQTLCDEKGIPHPNIVTESGRFLVAHHSVLVFNVLGMNDLHRNEPPRPATKADPSIMQDMQYIFEKVNKDNINECFNDLEQSKNETLQLFTYGVLSLEQRAWCESMYFTIATKMVKLAKTVPDTEDIIAVLSKELCDTYYSNFSLFQSLPDSWAVGQLFPVLPIHRLGEEPTREATLADLTCDSDGVIEKFIDTESGEPKDTVRLHKYEDGQQYYLGVFLTGAYQEILGDLHNLFGDTDAVHISLNGVGYTIDHYVPGDTVTEVLSYVQYGRSEMVDNVRQATEESIQRGTITKQEAKLLIKHYEEGLSGYTYLEEAE from the coding sequence ATGTCAAATTGGAGTCCTGAAAAAAGCGCGGAGCTATACGGTATTAACAACTGGGGCAACGGGTATTTCAGAATTAACGGATCAGGAAATGTTTCTGTAACTCCAATGGGTGCAAATGGCCCTTCGGTAGATCTAAACGAATTAACTCAAGATCTTTTGGATCGTGGTATTCGCGTTCCAATCATGATCCGCTTCCCTGATATCATCAAATCTCGCGTTGAGCTTTTGAATGGTTGCTTCAAAAAAGCATTCGCCGATCACGGTTACAAAGGTAACTACAACGGCGTCTACCCAATCAAAGTGAATCAACAACGTCACTTGGTTCAAGAGCTTGTAAAATACGGCAAAGACTTCAGCATGGGTCTTGAGTGCGGTTCTAAGCCTGAACTTCTTGTTGTTCTTGCACTGATGAACACTGAAAACGCGTTGATCATCTGTAACGGCTTCAAAGATGCTGAATACATCGAGACAGCGATCCTTTCACAAAAACTAGGTCGCAACACAATCATCGTTGTCGATCGTAAAGAAGAATTGAAAATGATCGTGGACGTGGCGAAGAAGTTCAACACTCGTCCAAAAATCGGTTTCCGCGCAAAATTGAACACTCAAGGCGCTGGTAAATGGGTTGATTCTTCGGGTGCTCGTTCTAAGTTCGGTCTAACGGCTTCTGAAATCGTAGACGGCGTTGAGTACTTGAAAGCTGAAGGCATGCTTGAGTGCTTGGAACTAATGCATTACCACATCGGTTCGCAAGTTCCTGCTATTCAATCTATCAAATCATCTTTGAAAGAAGGCGCGCGCTTCTTCACTGAGCTTTACAAAATGGGCGCAACAGGCTTGAAGTATTTGGACGTTGGTGGCGGTCTTGGTATCGACTACGACGGTTCAGGTCACTCTGACAGCTCTGTGAACTATTCTGAGCAAGAATACGCGAACGACATCGTGTCGGTCGTGCAAACTCTTTGCGATGAAAAAGGCATTCCACATCCAAACATCGTAACTGAGTCAGGCCGCTTCTTGGTGGCCCATCACTCGGTTTTGGTTTTCAACGTTTTGGGTATGAATGACCTTCACCGTAACGAACCGCCTCGTCCTGCAACAAAAGCTGATCCTTCGATCATGCAAGACATGCAGTACATTTTCGAAAAAGTGAACAAAGACAATATCAACGAATGTTTCAATGACCTTGAACAATCGAAAAACGAAACTTTGCAGTTGTTCACATATGGCGTTCTTTCACTAGAACAACGCGCGTGGTGTGAATCAATGTACTTCACTATCGCAACTAAGATGGTGAAATTAGCGAAGACAGTTCCGGACACTGAAGACATCATCGCGGTCTTGTCTAAAGAGTTGTGCGACACTTATTACTCGAACTTCTCTTTGTTCCAATCGCTTCCTGACTCTTGGGCTGTTGGTCAGTTGTTCCCAGTGTTGCCAATTCACCGTCTAGGCGAAGAGCCGACTCGTGAAGCAACTTTGGCGGATTTGACTTGTGACTCTGATGGTGTGATTGAAAAATTCATCGACACAGAATCAGGCGAGCCCAAAGATACAGTTCGTTTGCACAAATACGAAGACGGCCAACAATACTACTTGGGTGTGTTCCTAACGGGCGCGTACCAAGAGATCTTGGGCGACTTGCACAATCTATTCGGTGATACGGATGCAGTTCATATCTCTTTGAATGGCGTGGGCTACACAATTGACCACTACGTTCCAGGCGACACTGTGACTGAGGTTCTTTCTTACGTTCAGTACGGCCGTTCAGAAATGGTTGATAACGTTCGTCAAGCGACAGAGGAATCTATCCAACGTGGTACGATCACAAAACAAGAAGCAAAACTTCTGATCAAGCACTACGAAGAAGGTCTTTCAGGTTACACATACTTGGAAGAAGCAGAATAA
- the leuS gene encoding leucine--tRNA ligase → MALDFKEYEGKWQKKWADAKAFQAEAHSSKPKYYALDMFPYPSGSGLHIGHMASYTPGDIVSRYKRANGFNVLHPMGYDAFGLPAEQYAIQTGIHPAITTDKAIASFRKTLQSFGFSFDWSREISTADPKYYKWTQFIFLKLYERGLAYQKEVPVNWCPELKTVLANDEVIDGKSERGGHPVIRVPMKQWMLKITDYAERLLNDLDKVDWPERTKEAQRNWIGKSEGARVTFKIEGETEAFEVFTTRPDTLFGVTFMVMAPEHPLVKKITTQPQHAAVEDYVLATSRKSEVERKATTDKTGVFTGAHALNPITGERIEIWIADYVLTDYGTGAIMAVPGHDARDFEFAKKFNLPVKRVLEGGDELPFEGEGTLVNSDFLNGLTKTAAIQKMLEHLEAKKIGVREVQYKLRDWLFSRQRYWGEPFPIVNLAGGKQIGVPYNELPVVLPEVADYEPSETGEAPLAKIHEWVNYHGQNGETGRRETDTMPGAAGSSWYFLRYIDPTNDQAAFDPKLEKYWLPVDLYVGGPEHTVGHLLYSRFWMKVLFDCGLVSHDEPFQKLAHQGMILGPDGQKMSKSRGNVISPEDIAKTHGADSIRTFISFMGPLNADKPWSPTGIDGVKRFLDRVGRLVVSDDGAYVATKEALPPAIEKLLHKTIKKVTEDIESMSFNTAIAAMMILVNDLYKAECRSELVLKPLAQILAPFAPHLAEELWEKLGGEGLCSLAPWPKYDSTLCADDTVTIGVQVNGKMRGTIEIGVAASEEEALAAAKAVASVEAVLAGKNPDKVIYKAGKILNLIVK, encoded by the coding sequence ATGGCTTTAGATTTTAAAGAGTACGAAGGTAAGTGGCAGAAAAAATGGGCTGACGCAAAAGCGTTTCAAGCTGAGGCACATTCATCAAAGCCGAAGTATTATGCTCTAGATATGTTTCCGTATCCTTCTGGATCGGGCCTGCATATTGGTCACATGGCCTCGTACACTCCAGGTGATATCGTTTCTCGTTACAAGCGTGCTAACGGTTTCAACGTTTTGCATCCGATGGGTTACGACGCTTTCGGTTTGCCTGCTGAACAGTACGCTATTCAAACAGGTATCCACCCTGCTATCACAACAGACAAAGCCATTGCGAGCTTCCGCAAAACTCTTCAATCATTTGGTTTTAGCTTCGATTGGTCGCGCGAGATTTCAACGGCTGATCCGAAGTACTACAAGTGGACTCAATTCATTTTCTTGAAACTTTATGAGCGCGGTCTTGCGTATCAAAAAGAAGTGCCTGTGAACTGGTGCCCGGAATTGAAAACAGTTCTTGCGAACGATGAAGTCATCGATGGTAAGTCAGAGCGTGGCGGTCACCCTGTGATTCGCGTTCCGATGAAACAGTGGATGCTTAAAATCACGGACTATGCTGAACGTCTTTTGAACGACTTGGATAAAGTTGACTGGCCGGAACGCACGAAAGAAGCGCAACGCAATTGGATTGGTAAATCTGAAGGCGCACGCGTGACTTTCAAAATCGAAGGAGAAACTGAAGCTTTTGAAGTGTTCACGACTCGCCCTGATACTTTGTTCGGCGTGACGTTCATGGTGATGGCACCAGAACACCCACTTGTTAAAAAAATCACAACTCAACCCCAACACGCAGCGGTTGAGGACTATGTTCTTGCGACATCACGTAAATCTGAAGTTGAAAGAAAAGCGACAACGGATAAAACCGGCGTCTTCACAGGTGCACACGCCTTGAATCCAATCACGGGCGAGCGCATTGAAATCTGGATCGCTGATTACGTCCTGACTGACTACGGTACGGGCGCAATCATGGCGGTTCCTGGTCACGATGCTCGTGATTTTGAATTCGCAAAAAAATTCAATCTTCCAGTAAAACGCGTTTTGGAAGGTGGCGATGAACTTCCATTCGAAGGCGAAGGCACTTTAGTTAATTCTGATTTCTTGAATGGTTTAACGAAAACAGCTGCGATCCAAAAAATGCTTGAGCACTTGGAAGCGAAAAAAATCGGCGTGCGCGAAGTTCAATACAAACTTCGTGACTGGTTGTTCAGCCGTCAACGTTATTGGGGCGAACCGTTCCCGATCGTGAACCTTGCGGGTGGCAAACAAATCGGCGTTCCTTACAACGAACTTCCAGTTGTCTTGCCAGAAGTGGCTGACTATGAACCCTCTGAAACTGGTGAAGCTCCCCTTGCGAAAATCCACGAGTGGGTGAACTACCACGGTCAAAATGGCGAAACAGGTCGCCGCGAGACTGATACAATGCCAGGCGCTGCGGGTTCTTCATGGTACTTCTTGCGCTATATTGATCCTACAAATGACCAAGCCGCGTTTGATCCAAAACTTGAAAAGTACTGGTTGCCAGTTGACCTTTACGTTGGCGGCCCAGAGCACACGGTGGGTCACTTGTTGTATTCGCGCTTCTGGATGAAGGTTCTTTTCGATTGCGGTTTGGTATCACACGACGAACCTTTCCAAAAGTTAGCGCATCAAGGGATGATCTTGGGACCAGACGGTCAAAAGATGTCGAAGTCTCGTGGAAACGTGATTTCTCCGGAAGATATCGCGAAAACTCACGGTGCTGACTCAATCAGAACATTTATCAGCTTCATGGGACCTTTGAACGCCGATAAACCGTGGTCACCGACTGGGATCGACGGTGTGAAACGCTTCTTGGATCGCGTAGGCCGCTTGGTTGTTTCTGACGACGGCGCTTATGTGGCGACAAAAGAAGCTTTACCGCCAGCGATTGAGAAATTACTTCATAAAACAATCAAAAAGGTCACAGAAGACATCGAGAGCATGAGCTTTAACACAGCAATTGCGGCGATGATGATCCTGGTAAATGACCTGTATAAGGCTGAATGCCGCTCGGAATTGGTTCTAAAACCACTTGCGCAGATCTTGGCTCCGTTTGCTCCGCACTTGGCGGAAGAATTGTGGGAAAAATTAGGCGGAGAGGGACTTTGCTCTTTGGCTCCATGGCCAAAATATGATAGTACCCTGTGCGCTGACGACACTGTAACTATCGGCGTGCAAGTAAACGGCAAAATGCGTGGCACGATCGAAATTGGGGTAGCGGCTTCTGAAGAAGAAGCACTCGCTGCCGCGAAAGCCGTTGCCAGTGTTGAAGCTGTTCTTGCTGGAAAAAATCCCGATAAGGTGATTTATAAAGCCGGTAAGATTTTGAACTTGATCGTTAAGTAG
- a CDS encoding diguanylate cyclase → MSFEVNIKNPKTRRVLVIDDDKDSMEILLEPLRWEGYDARGVSSEEEAHKLIESWTPHVVILDWMAPSMAGLRVLKAVRERLAHVSCVFVSENSSTEAIIEALDSGADDYIVKPFVPLELLARIRTQLRIRDLNEQLLYANERLKELVDTDDLTGLYNMRSLYQRLDFEMERARRFNRDVCVVMMDMDYFKTVNDGHDHLFGSYVLSEVGKIIRACTRNIDIPARYGGDEFLVVLTETNHEGAMHFCQRLRESIERTTFKNGEDSIQLTASLGFAITVPGEVLSARELVRRADHALYDAKRGGRNQVSYHKPEKSKVVELNPAASKRKRAAG, encoded by the coding sequence ATGAGTTTTGAGGTAAACATCAAAAATCCTAAAACCCGGCGCGTTCTAGTCATCGATGATGATAAGGACAGCATGGAAATTTTGTTAGAGCCTCTCCGTTGGGAGGGGTATGACGCCCGTGGAGTTTCTTCGGAAGAAGAAGCTCACAAACTCATTGAGTCATGGACTCCTCACGTTGTCATTTTGGATTGGATGGCGCCGTCAATGGCGGGTTTGCGCGTTTTGAAAGCTGTGCGCGAACGCCTGGCTCACGTTTCATGTGTCTTCGTTTCAGAGAACTCTTCCACTGAAGCGATTATCGAAGCCCTGGACTCGGGCGCTGACGATTACATTGTAAAACCTTTTGTTCCACTTGAGCTTCTTGCGCGCATTCGTACCCAACTTCGTATTCGCGATTTGAACGAACAATTGCTCTATGCGAATGAACGTTTGAAAGAGCTTGTCGATACAGATGATCTGACAGGTCTATACAACATGCGTTCGTTGTATCAACGTCTGGATTTCGAGATGGAGCGTGCTCGACGTTTCAATCGTGATGTGTGCGTTGTGATGATGGATATGGACTATTTTAAAACCGTGAATGACGGTCATGACCACTTGTTCGGAAGTTATGTGCTTTCGGAAGTGGGTAAGATCATTCGTGCGTGCACACGCAACATTGATATTCCGGCCCGTTACGGCGGTGACGAATTCCTTGTTGTTTTGACAGAGACAAATCACGAAGGTGCGATGCATTTCTGCCAACGCCTGCGTGAAAGTATCGAACGCACGACGTTTAAAAACGGTGAAGATTCGATTCAATTAACGGCTTCATTAGGCTTTGCTATCACAGTTCCTGGCGAAGTCTTAAGCGCCCGCGAACTTGTGCGTAGAGCCGATCATGCGCTTTACGATGCCAAACGTGGCGGTCGTAATCAGGTGTCTTACCACAAACCCGAGAAATCAAAAGTTGTGGAGCTTAATCCTGCCGCTTCAAAGCGCAAACGCGCAGCGGGCTAA
- a CDS encoding cation diffusion facilitator family transporter, with the protein MVTVASTSSEKFRNRAAWISAAASLAIFLLKIGAYRLTGSAAVLSDALESIVNVVASIVALFVIRFASQPADHEHPYGHGKAEYFSAAFEGGLIFFAALMIIGESVKALLMHEPAQKLEIGVLIIGVAAALNLVLGIFLKRVGRKHHSEALVASGAHVISDVTTTVGVMVGLGLVIWTKIPWLDPAIAILVGLQLAWQGSKIVRSSWGGLLDEMDEGALENLAQSLEKNRHPGIIDIHHLRIIRSGSFHHVDAHLVVPEYWDVLKTHTETTAFEGKVVQDYPFDGEIAFHVDPCKKSYCEICNVENCPIRRAPFQSLRPFTVKSLTDGPTPTNQLAYETGNR; encoded by the coding sequence ATGGTGACAGTCGCTTCTACTTCCTCTGAAAAATTTCGTAATCGTGCTGCGTGGATTTCTGCTGCCGCAAGTCTGGCCATTTTTCTTCTTAAAATTGGCGCGTATCGTCTGACAGGATCGGCCGCGGTTTTATCGGATGCACTGGAAAGTATCGTCAACGTTGTTGCCTCTATCGTTGCGCTGTTTGTGATTCGTTTTGCTTCACAACCGGCCGATCATGAACATCCTTATGGTCATGGTAAGGCTGAGTATTTTTCTGCCGCTTTTGAGGGTGGTTTGATCTTTTTTGCGGCGTTGATGATCATCGGCGAAAGTGTGAAGGCCTTGTTAATGCACGAGCCTGCGCAGAAACTTGAAATCGGTGTGTTGATTATCGGTGTGGCAGCGGCGTTGAATTTAGTTTTGGGTATTTTCTTAAAACGTGTCGGTCGCAAACATCACTCGGAAGCCCTGGTTGCTAGTGGTGCACATGTTATTTCTGATGTCACAACTACAGTCGGCGTGATGGTTGGTTTGGGGCTTGTGATTTGGACGAAAATTCCATGGCTTGATCCAGCGATTGCGATCCTTGTGGGCTTGCAATTGGCATGGCAAGGTTCGAAAATTGTGCGCAGTTCGTGGGGCGGTTTGCTTGACGAAATGGATGAAGGCGCACTTGAAAATTTGGCGCAAAGCTTAGAAAAAAATCGCCATCCCGGTATCATCGACATTCATCATTTGCGTATCATCCGCTCGGGCAGCTTTCATCACGTTGACGCGCATTTAGTGGTCCCTGAATATTGGGATGTTTTAAAAACTCACACGGAAACAACTGCTTTCGAAGGTAAAGTCGTTCAGGATTATCCCTTTGATGGTGAGATCGCGTTTCACGTCGACCCTTGTAAAAAATCCTACTGTGAAATCTGCAACGTCGAAAATTGCCCTATCAGACGCGCACCATTTCAGAGTTTGCGTCCCTTTACCGTGAAAAGCTTGACCGACGGACCGACGCCGACTAATCAGTTGGCCTATGAAACCGGTAATCGATAG
- a CDS encoding tRNA (guanosine(46)-N(7))-methyltransferase TrmB, with protein MKPVIDSSRRQINITTNLPHQTEYTLALNGEYSHVAFDEVRAPLNKGKWRSDVFRADANKPMDVEVGTGNGTHFAHHVTKHPERLLVGLELKYKPLIQTIRRAVNAGANNAAITRFHAFNIEDLFTEGEIDNVFIHFPDPWTSPKKPKNRFVQKRNLEILHRLQKPGSVIEFKTDSLVYFLWAMDEIRQSPYKIVYETQDLHNSPIKEQNFETAFEKIFLREGIKINYVKLEKV; from the coding sequence ATGAAACCGGTAATCGATAGCTCAAGACGTCAGATCAATATTACGACAAATCTTCCTCATCAAACAGAGTACACTCTGGCTTTGAACGGCGAGTATTCGCACGTCGCTTTTGATGAAGTGCGCGCTCCTTTGAACAAAGGCAAATGGCGTTCAGATGTTTTTAGAGCTGACGCGAACAAGCCGATGGACGTTGAAGTTGGTACAGGTAACGGGACTCACTTCGCGCATCACGTAACCAAACATCCCGAGCGTTTGCTTGTGGGTTTGGAATTGAAATACAAACCATTGATTCAAACAATTCGTCGCGCAGTGAATGCGGGCGCTAACAATGCAGCGATCACGCGTTTTCATGCGTTCAATATCGAAGATCTTTTCACTGAAGGTGAAATTGATAACGTCTTCATTCATTTCCCAGATCCATGGACGTCACCGAAAAAACCTAAGAATCGTTTCGTACAAAAAAGAAATTTAGAAATCCTGCACCGACTGCAAAAACCAGGTTCTGTGATTGAATTCAAAACGGACTCATTGGTTTATTTCTTGTGGGCGATGGATGAAATCCGTCAGTCTCCGTACAAAATCGTGTACGAGACTCAAGATCTTCACAACTCGCCAATCAAGGAACAAAACTTTGAAACTGCGTTTGAGAAAATCTTCCTGCGCGAAGGAATCAAAATTAACTACGTAAAACTCGAAAAAGTGTAA
- a CDS encoding 2Fe-2S iron-sulfur cluster-binding protein, with the protein MPLISFKKNRTPLSVEPGANLMKALLDGGLPVASSCGGDGVCAKCKIQILEGEQNLSPANETEKFLKESKGIPAGQRISCQCEVLGDITVDTTYW; encoded by the coding sequence ATGCCTTTGATTTCTTTTAAGAAAAACCGAACTCCCCTGTCCGTTGAACCAGGCGCGAACCTGATGAAGGCTCTGCTTGATGGTGGGCTGCCCGTGGCTTCTAGCTGCGGCGGTGACGGCGTGTGCGCTAAATGCAAAATACAGATCCTAGAAGGCGAGCAAAACCTGTCGCCCGCAAATGAAACAGAGAAGTTTTTAAAAGAATCTAAAGGCATTCCAGCGGGTCAGCGAATTAGCTGCCAGTGCGAAGTACTTGGGGACATCACGGTCGACACGACTTATTGGTAA
- the trxB gene encoding thioredoxin-disulfide reductase, whose translation MSEETKVENVIIIGSGPAGLTSAIYTSRANLNPLMIEGEEAGGQLMLTTEVENFPGFEHGVTGSELISVMRKQAERFGTRFITRNVTKVDLSQRPFKVWIGDKLHLAKSIIISTGASAKYLGLPSERAYMNRGVSACATCDGAFFRNQEIIVVGGGDTAMEEAQFLTRFASKVYLVHRRDHFRASKIMADRAMKNPKIEVIWNSEVTEVLGDGKSMTGAKIRNVIDDSVKELPVTGLFLAIGHKPNTDLFKGVLDMNETGYLVTQPNTTYTNIPGVFAAGDVQDHVYRQAITAAGTGCMAAIDAERWLEAQEAHH comes from the coding sequence ATGTCTGAAGAAACAAAAGTTGAAAACGTTATTATTATCGGTTCGGGCCCAGCGGGTTTGACCTCTGCGATTTATACTTCGCGCGCGAATTTGAATCCTTTGATGATCGAAGGTGAAGAAGCGGGCGGACAGTTGATGCTTACAACTGAAGTTGAAAACTTCCCTGGCTTTGAACACGGTGTAACGGGTTCTGAGCTTATTAGCGTGATGAGAAAACAAGCGGAGCGTTTCGGTACGCGTTTCATCACTCGCAACGTCACTAAAGTTGATTTGTCACAACGTCCATTCAAAGTTTGGATTGGCGATAAACTTCATCTGGCGAAATCAATCATCATCTCTACAGGTGCAAGCGCGAAGTACTTGGGTTTGCCTTCAGAGCGCGCGTACATGAATCGTGGTGTTTCTGCTTGTGCAACTTGTGATGGTGCCTTCTTCCGCAATCAAGAAATCATCGTCGTTGGTGGTGGTGATACGGCGATGGAAGAAGCGCAATTCCTGACTCGCTTTGCTTCAAAAGTTTACCTTGTTCACCGTCGTGACCATTTCCGTGCTTCAAAAATCATGGCGGATCGTGCGATGAAAAATCCTAAGATCGAAGTGATCTGGAATTCTGAAGTGACTGAAGTTTTGGGTGATGGCAAGTCAATGACAGGTGCCAAAATCCGAAATGTTATCGATGATAGCGTTAAAGAACTTCCAGTGACTGGTTTGTTCCTAGCCATCGGTCATAAGCCGAATACTGATTTGTTTAAAGGTGTTCTCGATATGAACGAGACAGGTTATCTTGTGACTCAACCAAACACGACTTACACAAACATTCCAGGTGTCTTTGCAGCTGGGGACGTGCAAGATCATGTATACCGCCAAGCGATTACAGCAGCAGGTACAGGTTGCATGGCTGCGATTGATGCTGAAAGATGGTTGGAAGCACAAGAAGCTCATCACTAA